From Psychrobacillus sp. FSL K6-2836, a single genomic window includes:
- a CDS encoding DUF5050 domain-containing protein, with protein sequence MNQIFKLIIAIVLILTISPMYTFAATPSPKTVIKSEEQKTYDNIIKSLQNVESSTTFNSNKISYKEIGNLVNKAVANNPSISYYNGLTAFSNGNINFKYKGDRQSILEKNKKVNAEVNKIIKEKIKKDMSDLEKVKAIHDHLVLSVAYDYDNFLINNVSHDSFEAYGALINKVAVCDGYTKSMALLLNKVGVQTIQVTGSGNGGNHSWNMVKIDGQYYHVDTTWDDPIPNKPESVHYNYFLKNNKQLKVNHQWNETAYPIATSSKYQYFHNMNAMVEKDGQYYYADSKDNLLYKMDKKTLKKTKVLADRAPYFTIQGQWLYYSNYSNGGYLYKVKLDGKGKMQINSSQSEVRFIKDNILYYQDIKSKKNLKLVL encoded by the coding sequence ATGAACCAGATATTTAAGTTAATTATTGCCATCGTATTGATATTAACTATTTCTCCAATGTATACTTTTGCAGCAACTCCCTCTCCCAAGACTGTTATAAAGTCCGAGGAACAAAAAACCTATGACAATATCATAAAAAGCTTGCAAAACGTTGAATCTAGTACAACATTTAATTCTAATAAAATTAGTTATAAAGAGATTGGAAATCTGGTGAACAAGGCAGTAGCAAATAATCCTTCTATTTCTTACTACAATGGGTTAACTGCATTTTCAAATGGAAATATAAACTTTAAATATAAAGGTGATCGACAATCTATTTTAGAGAAAAACAAGAAGGTAAACGCAGAAGTAAATAAAATAATTAAGGAAAAGATAAAAAAAGATATGAGTGACCTTGAAAAAGTAAAGGCCATTCATGATCATCTCGTATTATCGGTTGCATACGACTATGATAACTTTCTAATAAATAATGTTTCTCATGATTCCTTTGAAGCTTATGGTGCACTAATTAATAAGGTTGCTGTTTGTGACGGTTATACAAAGTCAATGGCATTGTTACTTAACAAGGTTGGTGTACAAACTATACAAGTTACTGGGAGTGGAAATGGCGGAAACCATTCTTGGAATATGGTGAAAATAGATGGTCAATATTATCATGTGGACACTACATGGGATGATCCAATCCCAAACAAGCCTGAAAGTGTTCATTATAATTACTTTTTAAAAAATAATAAACAACTAAAAGTAAATCATCAATGGAACGAAACTGCATATCCAATAGCTACTAGTTCTAAATACCAGTACTTTCATAATATGAATGCAATGGTGGAAAAAGATGGACAATATTATTATGCCGATTCCAAAGACAATCTATTATATAAAATGGATAAAAAAACGTTAAAGAAAACAAAAGTTCTTGCAGACAGAGCGCCATACTTTACTATTCAAGGACAATGGCTATACTATAGCAACTACTCTAACGGTGGCTATTTATATAAAGTAAAACTAGATGGAAAAGGAAAAATGCAAATCAATTCCAGCCAATCAGAAGTAAGGTTCATCAAAGATAATATTCTCTATTATCAAGATATTAAATCGAAAAAGAATCTTAAATTAGTATTATAG
- a CDS encoding SpaA isopeptide-forming pilin-related protein: MKKISFIALICLLVLQSFIGPIAASADGFASEEPITEEANEIEEGAETPPPAVENGESVILDPGEEETDPVEGEEPEVIDEEKETGNETVTEPVEEKTEGACEEQSTEEKQTECVTQLDEVKIQLSPSVISENILTSATLIYADSDGNVVENPSLDSIISVKYTWALQNNHGYKAGSTFTFNLPEELVVYSEADNLPMEDGNGNIIGNFSFTKAGQGTVTFTEYIEEHSNISGNLEVITELNKEIIITEEKTIIITPITGGASITVQINFTPSGPAVGKKGVPNRAYNAETIEWTVDFNKKLESIQNAILSDPVQDGQALVEGSIKLYHLNTHLNGNVSLGSEVTSGFTIGKTAGEKDFTVNFVGDIKSAYRLVYTTNITNEDQTVFNNTATLLSNNKTIGEATASVAVKRGIPLAKEALEYDKDSQTVTWEIKYNYNEKSIAKPEALLKDFFNDSQELLINSFTVQKVTIDQNGEEIATDDIPTTDYTVTPTSAEGKNGFELQFEKDINSAYKIVYKTKATNRVYDKETIVNEVTTGGKTITGTEDIDQRILFKSNQNANYKDKTVDWTITFNHDRKEMKKVILTDVFTNGGLTLKPNTIKINTGNTTLELDVDYKLTKNEKDEFVIEFQNTINTLHTITYTTIFEYEMRDVKENKFLQNKATLTWIDENDKEKSKDAIFNFTPDNYTQSNGFKNGSYNAVTQEITWNVGVNYNLKTLSKATVKDFIIGNQKLLKESLVVNKMSLTGGANGTKVEELNEGIDYSTSWIKDNNNNPGFLVEFKKEINSPYMITYKTSLEDLSFVEKEYKNTATLYDGDKKETDLGASVSIPNGGDYTTKTGAQNGKIIDWSVDINFAQAKVTNATVTDIPSADQAILEDSIKLYATTIEANGSVKKAGKLVKGEDYELDFQESQTPYGFKLSFKKEEIHKPYILEYQSFILKAPAKITNEVLFNGTDVQEITDKKPTEVAVRRTTGMGDGTGELGGLLITKTDAATSELLSGAKFELIDKDSGAIIKTGTTEEGIIQFDKLLFGDYLLVETEAPEGYLKNTEETPIKIDKAYTKDTVQTGNEITVTNNKLIHDVQLEKVDSENASKKLQGANFIIEKKEGDTYKAIGYYVTNEEGIIYLKNLLPGEYRFFENIAPEGYVKDDTPIPFTIKENQLEVIKLGPITNEIIKGAVELKKVDKDNQKKTLPGAIFELQDANGRTIQEGLITDENGKFIVNNLNPGKYQLVETKAPFGYKLESTPISFTIVASQNTILELTATNEMILGSVVLSKVDEDDSEIKLKGAIFKLQDETGKTLQAGLSTSEEGTITVTNLKPGKYQFVETEAPAYYQLNNEPIEFSIQMGETSQTTLIEAPNKLITGTVELTKFDKDNVNLALVGAIFELQDVNGNTLQSNLKTEEDGKLIVDNLKPGSYQLVETEAPFGYDLDQTPITFTIERSETKADVKVVKVTAENELTTGSVELTKVDNEDPTITLDGAVFELQDAKGEMIKKDLKTDEVGKIVVSDLKPGNYQFVETKAPFGYDLDETPVTFTIDKGQSGMLKISTNNSLTLGSVELLKVDSENNKVTLAGAQFKLLDEKGNTVKENLITDEEGKLVVDDLKPGNYQFVETEAPFGYELNETAIDFTINKGQTEARVLEFPNTIIKGSVELTKRDKDNSNAVLANVEFALQDENGNMLQELLVTDNDGKILVENLKPGNYQFVETKAPFGYKLDSTPLKFTIVLGPTSVKTVEAFNELSTGSVELTKLAKHNGNLNLAGAIFKLEDAAGNILQEGLTTNNTGKIVVSNLKPGNYYFVETKAPTNYILDPTAVPFEIIKGQTVPVQVIKINRYNPYVPPTDPGTPGEPNIPGNPGTPGTPGTPGTPGTPGTPGTPGTPGTPGTPGTPGTPGNPGTPGTPGTPGTPGTPGTPGIPETPGNSGNPSNPGDPNNTGNPVVPGQPSLPEKDKNPNDSITLIETNEGNYLPQTGEAYPIGTLFAGIASILVGLWIAFNRRKTFQA, translated from the coding sequence ATGAAGAAGATAAGTTTTATAGCGCTAATATGTCTATTAGTCTTGCAAAGTTTTATAGGACCGATAGCGGCAAGCGCTGATGGGTTTGCTAGTGAAGAGCCAATAACTGAAGAAGCAAACGAAATTGAAGAAGGTGCAGAGACACCACCTCCAGCAGTTGAAAATGGAGAATCTGTAATACTAGATCCTGGAGAAGAAGAAACGGATCCAGTGGAAGGTGAAGAACCTGAAGTAATAGATGAGGAAAAAGAGACTGGAAATGAAACAGTCACAGAACCTGTAGAAGAAAAAACAGAAGGAGCTTGCGAAGAGCAATCTACAGAGGAAAAACAGACTGAATGTGTAACGCAACTCGATGAAGTAAAAATCCAGCTGTCCCCGTCCGTTATTTCTGAAAATATATTGACGAGTGCAACCTTGATCTATGCGGATAGCGATGGAAATGTAGTAGAAAACCCAAGTTTAGATTCTATTATTTCCGTAAAATATACGTGGGCTTTACAAAATAATCATGGCTACAAAGCTGGTTCAACATTTACATTTAACCTTCCGGAGGAACTAGTAGTATATAGTGAAGCAGATAATTTACCTATGGAAGATGGCAATGGGAATATTATAGGAAACTTTTCTTTCACAAAAGCTGGTCAAGGTACTGTAACGTTTACGGAGTATATTGAGGAACACTCTAATATTAGTGGTAATCTTGAAGTTATAACGGAACTAAATAAAGAAATCATTATAACAGAGGAAAAAACAATCATAATTACACCAATTACCGGTGGAGCTTCTATAACTGTTCAAATTAATTTTACTCCTAGTGGTCCAGCTGTAGGTAAAAAAGGTGTTCCGAACAGAGCTTATAATGCCGAAACGATCGAATGGACGGTGGATTTCAATAAGAAGCTAGAATCGATTCAAAATGCAATACTTAGTGATCCAGTTCAAGATGGGCAAGCATTAGTAGAAGGTTCTATTAAGCTCTATCATTTGAATACGCATTTAAATGGAAATGTATCTCTAGGATCGGAAGTAACGTCTGGATTTACTATCGGGAAAACAGCAGGTGAAAAAGATTTCACCGTCAACTTTGTGGGAGACATTAAGTCAGCTTACCGACTAGTCTATACAACAAATATCACAAATGAAGATCAAACTGTATTTAATAATACAGCTACTTTACTATCAAATAACAAAACTATAGGCGAGGCAACCGCTTCGGTCGCTGTCAAACGGGGAATTCCACTAGCGAAAGAAGCACTCGAGTATGATAAAGATAGTCAAACAGTTACATGGGAGATTAAATACAATTACAACGAAAAAAGTATTGCAAAACCAGAAGCATTGCTAAAAGACTTTTTCAATGATTCCCAGGAACTATTGATAAATTCTTTTACAGTTCAAAAAGTAACAATAGATCAAAATGGAGAAGAAATTGCAACGGACGATATCCCAACAACGGACTACACAGTAACACCAACATCTGCGGAGGGTAAAAACGGGTTCGAGCTCCAATTTGAAAAGGACATCAATTCCGCTTATAAAATAGTGTACAAAACAAAAGCAACTAACCGAGTATATGATAAGGAAACAATAGTGAATGAAGTAACAACGGGTGGTAAAACAATAACAGGAACGGAAGACATCGATCAACGTATACTGTTCAAATCCAATCAAAATGCAAATTACAAAGACAAAACGGTAGATTGGACTATTACATTTAACCATGACCGCAAAGAAATGAAAAAAGTCATATTAACAGATGTATTTACTAATGGAGGACTTACTCTAAAACCGAATACGATTAAGATTAATACTGGCAATACAACTTTAGAATTAGATGTTGATTATAAGTTAACGAAAAATGAAAAAGATGAGTTTGTCATCGAGTTTCAAAATACGATAAATACACTGCATACCATCACTTACACAACTATATTCGAGTATGAAATGCGCGATGTCAAAGAAAACAAATTCTTGCAAAACAAAGCAACACTAACTTGGATAGACGAAAATGATAAAGAAAAATCAAAGGATGCAATATTTAACTTCACTCCAGATAATTACACACAATCCAACGGTTTTAAAAACGGTTCCTATAATGCTGTCACACAAGAAATCACTTGGAATGTGGGAGTAAACTACAATCTAAAAACTCTTTCGAAAGCCACTGTAAAAGATTTCATTATAGGAAATCAAAAACTATTAAAAGAATCATTAGTAGTTAATAAAATGAGCCTTACTGGAGGAGCGAATGGTACCAAAGTAGAGGAATTAAATGAAGGAATAGATTATTCCACTAGTTGGATTAAAGATAACAATAATAATCCGGGATTCCTAGTCGAATTCAAAAAAGAAATTAATTCACCGTATATGATTACGTATAAAACTAGCTTGGAGGATTTAAGCTTTGTCGAAAAAGAATATAAAAATACCGCAACCCTATATGATGGAGACAAAAAAGAAACAGATTTAGGTGCATCTGTATCTATTCCAAATGGTGGGGATTATACGACAAAGACAGGTGCTCAGAATGGTAAAATTATTGATTGGTCAGTCGATATCAATTTTGCACAAGCAAAAGTCACAAATGCAACCGTGACAGATATACCAAGTGCTGATCAAGCCATTTTAGAAGATTCTATTAAATTGTACGCTACAACTATTGAAGCAAATGGAAGTGTTAAAAAAGCAGGGAAACTTGTAAAAGGTGAAGACTATGAGCTTGATTTCCAAGAAAGTCAAACTCCTTATGGATTCAAACTTTCATTTAAAAAGGAAGAAATCCATAAGCCGTATATTTTGGAGTATCAATCCTTCATTCTAAAGGCTCCAGCTAAGATTACAAATGAAGTTCTATTCAATGGTACTGATGTGCAAGAAATTACAGATAAAAAACCTACAGAAGTAGCTGTAAGGAGAACTACGGGAATGGGTGACGGCACGGGAGAATTAGGCGGCCTACTCATTACGAAAACGGATGCAGCTACATCGGAGTTACTTTCAGGTGCCAAATTCGAATTAATAGATAAAGATTCAGGAGCTATTATAAAAACAGGGACAACAGAAGAAGGAATTATCCAGTTTGATAAATTGCTATTTGGTGACTATCTTTTAGTAGAAACAGAAGCACCGGAAGGATATCTAAAAAATACTGAGGAAACTCCGATTAAAATTGACAAGGCATATACAAAAGATACGGTTCAGACCGGAAATGAAATAACTGTTACAAATAATAAACTTATCCACGATGTGCAATTAGAAAAAGTAGATAGCGAAAATGCTTCTAAGAAATTACAGGGAGCAAACTTCATAATAGAGAAAAAAGAAGGGGATACGTATAAAGCCATTGGATATTATGTTACGAATGAAGAAGGAATTATTTATTTAAAGAATCTTTTACCTGGGGAGTACCGATTCTTTGAAAATATTGCTCCAGAAGGATACGTTAAAGATGATACACCGATTCCTTTTACGATTAAAGAAAACCAATTGGAAGTTATTAAACTAGGCCCGATAACAAATGAAATAATTAAAGGGGCCGTTGAACTTAAGAAAGTTGATAAAGACAACCAGAAAAAGACATTGCCAGGTGCAATCTTTGAATTACAAGATGCAAATGGAAGGACAATTCAAGAAGGATTAATAACAGATGAAAATGGAAAATTCATCGTAAATAATTTAAATCCGGGGAAGTATCAGTTAGTTGAAACGAAAGCACCTTTTGGATATAAATTAGAATCAACGCCAATCTCATTTACTATTGTGGCATCGCAAAATACGATTCTTGAATTGACGGCAACAAATGAAATGATTTTAGGCTCCGTCGTACTATCAAAAGTAGATGAAGATGACTCAGAAATTAAGTTAAAAGGTGCGATTTTTAAATTACAAGATGAGACAGGGAAAACGCTCCAAGCAGGACTTTCTACTAGTGAAGAAGGTACAATCACTGTTACTAACTTAAAACCAGGAAAGTATCAGTTTGTTGAAACAGAAGCACCTGCCTATTATCAACTAAACAACGAACCTATCGAATTTAGTATTCAGATGGGAGAGACTTCGCAAACAACTTTAATCGAAGCTCCAAACAAATTGATAACTGGTACAGTTGAATTGACGAAATTTGATAAAGATAACGTTAATTTAGCATTAGTAGGAGCAATATTTGAATTGCAAGATGTAAATGGGAATACGCTTCAGTCAAATTTAAAAACCGAGGAAGATGGTAAACTAATTGTTGATAATCTAAAACCTGGTAGCTATCAATTGGTAGAAACGGAAGCCCCATTCGGTTACGATTTAGATCAAACACCGATCACATTTACAATCGAAAGAAGCGAAACAAAAGCAGATGTAAAAGTAGTTAAAGTCACAGCGGAAAATGAATTGACGACTGGATCAGTGGAACTAACGAAGGTAGATAATGAAGATCCAACAATCACCTTGGATGGTGCGGTATTTGAATTGCAGGACGCAAAAGGTGAAATGATTAAAAAAGATTTGAAAACAGATGAAGTTGGTAAAATAGTTGTTTCAGATTTAAAACCTGGTAACTATCAATTCGTTGAAACGAAAGCACCATTTGGATATGATCTTGATGAGACGCCGGTTACTTTTACGATTGATAAAGGTCAGTCTGGAATGCTGAAGATTTCAACTAATAATAGCCTGACACTTGGTTCCGTGGAGCTTCTAAAAGTAGACAGCGAAAACAATAAAGTAACATTAGCAGGAGCGCAGTTTAAACTTTTAGATGAAAAAGGCAATACAGTTAAAGAAAATCTCATAACAGATGAAGAAGGCAAATTAGTTGTAGATGACTTGAAGCCTGGTAACTATCAATTCGTAGAAACGGAAGCCCCATTCGGGTACGAACTAAACGAAACAGCCATCGACTTCACTATTAACAAAGGTCAAACAGAAGCGCGTGTTCTAGAATTTCCTAATACAATCATAAAAGGCTCTGTCGAATTGACGAAACGCGACAAAGACAATAGCAATGCTGTTTTAGCAAATGTAGAGTTTGCATTGCAAGATGAAAATGGAAACATGCTTCAAGAACTTTTAGTAACAGATAATGATGGCAAAATCCTTGTAGAAAATTTAAAACCTGGCAACTATCAATTTGTAGAAACGAAAGCGCCATTTGGATATAAACTAGATTCAACGCCATTGAAGTTTACTATAGTTCTCGGACCAACTTCCGTTAAAACAGTAGAAGCTTTCAATGAATTATCAACTGGCTCTGTCGAACTTACAAAACTAGCAAAGCATAACGGTAATCTAAACCTTGCAGGAGCAATCTTTAAACTTGAAGATGCAGCAGGAAACATATTGCAAGAAGGTTTAACGACAAATAACACAGGTAAAATTGTAGTAAGTAATTTAAAACCAGGTAATTATTACTTCGTCGAAACAAAAGCACCAACAAACTATATACTAGATCCAACTGCAGTTCCTTTTGAAATCATAAAAGGCCAAACAGTTCCGGTCCAAGTTATTAAAATAAATAGATATAACCCATATGTACCGCCGACCGATCCTGGTACACCGGGAGAGCCAAACATTCCGGGTAACCCAGGCACACCAGGGACACCAGGGACACCAGGCACACCAGGAACACCGGGAACACCAGGCACACCAGGCACACCGGGAACACCGGGAACACCGGGAACACCGGGAACACCGGGCAACCCAGGGACACCAGGGACACCAGGCACACCGGGAACACCAGGAACACCAGGAACACCAGGTATACCAGAAACTCCAGGCAATTCAGGAAATCCAAGTAACCCAGGAGATCCAAATAATACTGGTAACCCAGTTGTTCCAGGGCAACCTAGCTTACCCGAGAAAGACAAAAATCCAAATGATTCAATTACTTTAATTGAAACCAATGAAGGAAATTATCTTCCACAAACAGGTGAAGCCTACCCAATAGGTACATTATTTGCGGGTATTGCATCGATCCTAGTTGGACTGTGGATAGCATTTAATAGAAGAAAAACATTCCAAGCATAA
- a CDS encoding class D sortase: MRRIISFCLILLGFCLLFYPQIEKKFFDTKQEQLLEAFENLGDTSSYGETVSPTEVQASSDEQELSLLDGARGIIRIPTIDLEMVIFDGATPNSLTKGIGMIEPYKKIGIHNIGLAGHRSTTSGKQFNRLDELTLHDNVDIQTESGNYEFEIVRTFVVDQSEIEVLKDGDEPLLTLVTCTPLGKKNPTDRLIVQAKLKNN, translated from the coding sequence TTGCGGAGAATCATCAGTTTTTGCTTAATACTTTTAGGTTTCTGCCTACTATTTTATCCACAGATTGAGAAGAAGTTTTTTGATACTAAGCAAGAGCAGCTTTTGGAGGCTTTTGAAAATCTGGGGGATACAAGTTCATATGGAGAAACAGTTTCACCAACAGAAGTTCAAGCAAGTTCAGATGAACAGGAGCTAAGCTTATTAGATGGAGCAAGAGGAATTATTCGAATTCCAACAATAGATTTAGAAATGGTGATCTTTGACGGGGCAACCCCAAACTCTTTAACAAAAGGAATTGGCATGATAGAGCCTTACAAAAAAATTGGCATTCATAATATTGGGCTTGCAGGACATCGATCAACAACGAGTGGAAAACAATTCAATCGATTAGATGAGCTCACACTTCATGACAATGTGGACATACAAACTGAGTCAGGCAACTACGAATTTGAAATTGTCCGAACCTTTGTTGTAGATCAATCAGAAATAGAAGTTCTAAAAGATGGGGATGAACCCCTCTTGACATTAGTAACTTGCACCCCCCTCGGCAAAAAAAATCCAACGGACAGATTAATCGTTCAAGCAAAGTTGAAAAACAATTGA
- a CDS encoding response regulator, with the protein MRVLIIDDEEIALDVNEIMLQELGGVEVVGKFTNPSIALEQIEVMDAEVIFLDMEMGEIHGLELAEVIMSKYSHVEILFVTAHPQYALEAFEVNAIDYLLKPLNKNRLKKAIEKTQNKLDLYRESKKRVAHKKISFYAKTLGSFYLLDNQQNIVKWRTKKVKELLLFLLQHKGVPVHKAIVMEQLWPEIHVDKAVTHLHTTVYQLRKTFKENGMENAIQFINDHYALGVSIDSDYIVLEGLLNAKKRETSEVEQILELYEADYLEEEDLSWAIPTQLRLRQSVLQYLEQIITKDDISTPLLEKCLLKMLEIDCYNETYMYKLLTLYDQLKNTHQLDKIYKNIGATLRDDLGIEIPSHMKKLYEQHMLEK; encoded by the coding sequence ATGAGAGTATTAATAATTGATGACGAAGAAATAGCTTTAGACGTCAATGAAATTATGCTTCAAGAGTTGGGCGGCGTCGAAGTGGTGGGCAAATTTACAAACCCATCTATAGCTTTAGAACAAATAGAAGTAATGGATGCTGAAGTTATCTTTTTAGATATGGAAATGGGCGAAATACATGGACTTGAACTGGCAGAAGTGATTATGAGTAAGTATAGTCATGTAGAAATTTTGTTTGTAACTGCCCACCCCCAGTATGCATTAGAAGCTTTCGAAGTGAATGCAATCGATTATTTATTGAAACCTTTAAATAAGAATCGTCTAAAAAAAGCGATAGAGAAAACACAAAACAAGTTAGATTTATATAGGGAAAGTAAAAAACGAGTAGCCCATAAAAAAATCTCTTTCTACGCAAAAACCTTAGGAAGCTTCTACCTATTAGACAATCAGCAAAATATAGTCAAATGGCGTACGAAGAAAGTAAAAGAGCTTCTTCTGTTTCTTTTGCAGCATAAAGGGGTCCCTGTCCATAAAGCGATAGTAATGGAACAGCTCTGGCCAGAAATACATGTAGATAAAGCTGTAACCCACCTACATACAACGGTGTACCAGCTTAGGAAAACATTTAAAGAGAATGGGATGGAAAATGCCATACAGTTCATAAACGATCACTATGCATTAGGTGTATCTATTGACAGTGACTATATAGTATTAGAAGGTTTATTAAACGCAAAGAAACGTGAAACTTCTGAGGTAGAACAAATACTTGAATTATACGAAGCGGATTATTTAGAAGAGGAGGATCTTAGTTGGGCTATTCCGACTCAACTGCGTTTAAGGCAATCTGTACTGCAGTATTTAGAACAGATAATTACAAAAGATGATATAAGCACTCCTTTGCTAGAGAAATGTTTGTTAAAAATGCTGGAGATCGATTGTTATAATGAAACCTATATGTACAAACTTTTGACTTTGTACGACCAGTTGAAAAATACTCATCAGTTGGATAAAATTTATAAAAACATTGGAGCAACCTTAAGAGATGACTTAGGCATTGAAATTCCATCTCATATGAAAAAACTATATGAGCAACATATGCTCGAAAAATAA